From a single Osmerus mordax isolate fOsmMor3 chromosome 14, fOsmMor3.pri, whole genome shotgun sequence genomic region:
- the LOC136956512 gene encoding TBC1 domain family member 2A-like isoform X4 translates to MALPKKDGDTSQMDPSKQSSEPPTATLCGYLHKLSGPLKVWRSLWFTYEEEQCILVYYRTAQDANPLGCIDLSNAILGDLPHAEDGTFFIQTPERTFTLKAVNSEAMIYWLKQLQLKRWHFGNTGSVKQGTGKTSGHHALRRYATLSDVPLRHPPIGSHQGNFRRSRSSQELSQVLNWEELCDPVLSLKDLQASPLHKSFHAVQGVEVPTTQSSSPINKGATQSAFEKTTIPQQEVAADTSRLQQEVLSLAGEVKAQKELVTLLQKALKVAKHEKQLGTTEAAGDAETTQQWAPGEYHAVHPYDRQGVPMPHYSAETQEHLRLLVERNRAERETVVRLSQEVAACLADPNGRGPLHGWSVTDTNEQLRQENRKLKDDIEAYKIQNTYLNSEVYQLTKVWRQSAEQEKSLTIKCAHLETNVFRMESRFLVVLLKLQEGRSLERHREAITTLVTDALRENGRDVLELSPSREYDEYGFRITPEIQVEDLKLLARLQALGVRTHNSPSPPQQAEEEEGCEEPLMGRWAQHFDGRRSGGLVASPKLKGLLRKGVPRGYRRRVWRWVVWTRTRSLRERHPQRYHQLCLRSRAAMHPASRQIRLDLEVTLRGNRHFSSPAKPALQQLHRILMAFSWHNPTVGYCQGLNRLAAVALLVLQNEEDAFWCLVAVVETIMPQDFYSKNQTACQVDLHVLKDFLAEKMPKLMAHFQGHGVDISLVTSDWFLAAFVERLAGDVLLRVWDSFLYEGTKVIFRYALALFKYKEDDILKICDCDDIYQYLRFFPKTIIDGRKLMMIAFSDMNPFPMKVLRQRRAQHLQRVQTELSEQDRSQKELQTERVQYKDKELGLVVSEDEGDA, encoded by the exons ATGGCCTTACCCAAGAAAGACGGGGACACCTCGCAAATGGACCCCAGCAAGCAGAGCTCAGAGCCACCCACTGCCACTCTATGCGGCTACCTGCACAAACTAAGCGGCCCCCTCAAGGTGTGGCGATCTCTGTGGTTCACGTACGAGGAGGAGCAATGCATTCTGGTCTACTACAGGACTGCCCAGGATGCCAACCCTTTGGGCTGCATCGACCTCTCCAACGCCATCCTGGGCGACCTGCCACACGCTGAAGATGGGACCTTCTTCATCCAGACTCCTGAGCGTACCTTCACACTCAAG gcGGTGAATAGTGAAGCTATGATATACTGGCTGAAGCAGCTTCAGCTGAAGAGGTGGCACTTTGGGAATACTGGGTCTGTCAAGCAGGGGACAGGAAAGACTAGCGGTCACCATGCCTTGCGACGCTACGCCACTCTGAGTGACGTCCCTCTCAGACATCCTCCCATAGGGAGTca TCAAGGGAACTTCCGTCGAAGCAGATCCTCCCAGGAGCTCAGCCAGGTCCTCAACTGGGAAGAACTTTGTGACCCTGTTCTATCACTCAAAGACCTCCAAGCTTCTCCACTTCACAAATCCT TCCACGCTGTGCAAGGAGTGGAGGTACCAACAACACAGTCAAGTTCTCCAATCAACAAAGGCGCCACTCAGTCAGCTTTTGAAAAGACTACAATACCCCAACAAGAAGTTGCTGCAGATACTTCACGCCTCCAGCAGGAAGTGCTTAGTCTGGCAGGCGAGGTCAAAGCCCAGAAG GAACTAGTCACCCTTTTACAGAAGGCTTTAAAGGTGGCCAAACATGAGAAACAGCTTGGAACCACGGAGGCAGCAGGTGATGCAGAGACAACACAGCAATGGGCTCCAGGCGAGTATCACGCTGTTCATCCCTACGACCGACAGGGTGTGCCAATGCCTCACTACAGCGCAGAGACTCAGGAGCACCTGCGCTTGCTGGTGGAGAGGAAccgggctgagagagagacggttgtTCGTTTGTCCCAAGAGGTGGCGGCCTGTCTAGCTGACCCCAACGGAAGAGGCCCTCTCCACGGCTGGTCTGTCACTGACACCAACGAGCAACTGAGACAGGAGAATAGGAAACTGAAG GATGACATAGAGGCCTACAAGATACAGAACACTTATCTGAACTCAGAGGTCTACCAGCTTACCAAAGTATGGAGGCAGAGTGCAGAACAGGAGAAAAGCCTGACGATAAAG TGTGCTCATCTAGAGACCAACGTGTTCAGAATGGAGAGCAGGTTCCTGGTGGTGCTCCTCAAGCTGCAGGAGGGCCGAAGTCTGGAGAGACATCGCGAGGCTATCACTACCCTGGTCACTGATGCACTACGGGAAAACGGACGGGACGTTCTGGAACTAAGcccgtccag ggaGTATGATGAGTATGGTTTCAGAATCACCCCTGAAATCCAGGTGGAAGATCTAAAGCTGCTAGCCAGGCTGCAGGCCCTGGGCGTCCGCACCCACAACTCCCCGTCACCACCCCAgcaagcagaggaagaggaggggtgtgaaGAGCCTCTTATGGGGCGCTGGGCTCAGCACTTTGACGGGCGTCGTTCCGGAGGCCTGGTTGCCTCTCCTAAATTGAAGGGTTTGCTTCGGAAGGGCGTCCCTCGCGGATACCGGCGCCGGGTTTGGCGGTGGGTGGTTTGGACTCGTACACGGTCCCTGAGGGAACGCCACCCACAACGCTATCACCAGCTGTGTCTGAGGAGCCGGGCTGCCATGCACCCAGCATCACGTCAGATCCGACTGGACCTTGAGGTCACTCTGAGGGGGAACCGCCACTTCTCGTCCCCTGCCAAGCCTGCCctccagcagctccacaggatcCTGATGGCATTTTCCTGGCACAACCCCACAGTTGGCTACTGCCAAGGCCTCAACAG ACTGGCGGCAGTAGCCCTTCTAGTCCTGCAAAATGAGGAGGATGCTTTTTGGTGTCTGGTGGCCGTGGTCGAGACCATAATGCCTCAGGACTTCTACAGCAAGAACCAAACGGCATGCCAG GTGGATCTGCATGTTCTGAAGGATTTCTTAGCAGAGAAGATGCCAAAACTGATGGCCCATTTCCAGGGTCATGGAGTGGACATCTCCTTGGTCACCTCAGACTGGTTCCTTGCTGCATTTGTGGAAAGGCTAGCTGGGGACGTCCTGCTCAGAGTGTGGGACTCCTTCCTGTATGAAGGCACCAAG GTAATATTTCGCTATGCACTGGCTCTTTTCAAGTACAAAGAGGATGATATTCTGAAAATTTGTGACTGTGATGACATTTACCAGTACCTTCGCTTCTTCCCCAAGACCATCATAGATGGCAG GAAGTTGATGATGATTGCGTTCAGCGATATGAACCCATTCCCCATGAAAGTTCTGCGTCAGCGCCGGGCTCAACATCTCCAGCGGGTGCAGACTGAGCTGAGTGAGCAAGACCGGAGCCAGAAGGAGCTGCAGACTGAGCGAGTGCAGTACAAAGACAAGGAACTGGGCCTGGTGGTCAGCGAGGATGAGGGGGATGCTTAA
- the LOC136956512 gene encoding TBC1 domain family member 2A-like isoform X2, protein MALPKKDGDTSQMDPSKQSSEPPTATLCGYLHKLSGPLKVWRSLWFTYEEEQCILVYYRTAQDANPLGCIDLSNAILGDLPHAEDGTFFIQTPERTFTLKAVNSEAMIYWLKQLQLKRWHFGNTGSVKQGTGKTSGHHALRRYATLSDVPLRHPPIGSHQGNFRRSRSSQELSQVLNWEELCDPVLSLKDLQASPLHKSLPKMYGSPSEPLPIQAVHAVQGVEVPTTQSSSPINKGATQSAFEKTTIPQQEVAADTSRLQQEVLSLAGEVKAQKKALKVAKHEKQLGTTEAAGDAETTQQWAPGEYHAVHPYDRQGVPMPHYSAETQEHLRLLVERNRAERETVVRLSQEVAACLADPNGRGPLHGWSVTDTNEQLRQENRKLKDDIEAYKIQNTYLNSEVYQLTKVWRQSAEQEKSLTIKCAHLETNVFRMESRFLVVLLKLQEGRSLERHREAITTLVTDALRENGRDVLELSPSREYDEYGFRITPEIQVEDLKLLARLQALGVRTHNSPSPPQQAEEEEGCEEPLMGRWAQHFDGRRSGGLVASPKLKGLLRKGVPRGYRRRVWRWVVWTRTRSLRERHPQRYHQLCLRSRAAMHPASRQIRLDLEVTLRGNRHFSSPAKPALQQLHRILMAFSWHNPTVGYCQGLNRLAAVALLVLQNEEDAFWCLVAVVETIMPQDFYSKNQTACQVDLHVLKDFLAEKMPKLMAHFQGHGVDISLVTSDWFLAAFVERLAGDVLLRVWDSFLYEGTKVIFRYALALFKYKEDDILKICDCDDIYQYLRFFPKTIIDGRKLMMIAFSDMNPFPMKVLRQRRAQHLQRVQTELSEQDRSQKELQTERVQYKDKELGLVVSEDEGDA, encoded by the exons ATGGCCTTACCCAAGAAAGACGGGGACACCTCGCAAATGGACCCCAGCAAGCAGAGCTCAGAGCCACCCACTGCCACTCTATGCGGCTACCTGCACAAACTAAGCGGCCCCCTCAAGGTGTGGCGATCTCTGTGGTTCACGTACGAGGAGGAGCAATGCATTCTGGTCTACTACAGGACTGCCCAGGATGCCAACCCTTTGGGCTGCATCGACCTCTCCAACGCCATCCTGGGCGACCTGCCACACGCTGAAGATGGGACCTTCTTCATCCAGACTCCTGAGCGTACCTTCACACTCAAG gcGGTGAATAGTGAAGCTATGATATACTGGCTGAAGCAGCTTCAGCTGAAGAGGTGGCACTTTGGGAATACTGGGTCTGTCAAGCAGGGGACAGGAAAGACTAGCGGTCACCATGCCTTGCGACGCTACGCCACTCTGAGTGACGTCCCTCTCAGACATCCTCCCATAGGGAGTca TCAAGGGAACTTCCGTCGAAGCAGATCCTCCCAGGAGCTCAGCCAGGTCCTCAACTGGGAAGAACTTTGTGACCCTGTTCTATCACTCAAAGACCTCCAAGCTTCTCCACTTCACAAATCCT TACCAAAAATGTATGGCAGCCCTTCTGAACCACTGCCTATCCAAGCAGTCCACGCTGTGCAAGGAGTGGAGGTACCAACAACACAGTCAAGTTCTCCAATCAACAAAGGCGCCACTCAGTCAGCTTTTGAAAAGACTACAATACCCCAACAAGAAGTTGCTGCAGATACTTCACGCCTCCAGCAGGAAGTGCTTAGTCTGGCAGGCGAGGTCAAAGCCCAGAAG AAGGCTTTAAAGGTGGCCAAACATGAGAAACAGCTTGGAACCACGGAGGCAGCAGGTGATGCAGAGACAACACAGCAATGGGCTCCAGGCGAGTATCACGCTGTTCATCCCTACGACCGACAGGGTGTGCCAATGCCTCACTACAGCGCAGAGACTCAGGAGCACCTGCGCTTGCTGGTGGAGAGGAAccgggctgagagagagacggttgtTCGTTTGTCCCAAGAGGTGGCGGCCTGTCTAGCTGACCCCAACGGAAGAGGCCCTCTCCACGGCTGGTCTGTCACTGACACCAACGAGCAACTGAGACAGGAGAATAGGAAACTGAAG GATGACATAGAGGCCTACAAGATACAGAACACTTATCTGAACTCAGAGGTCTACCAGCTTACCAAAGTATGGAGGCAGAGTGCAGAACAGGAGAAAAGCCTGACGATAAAG TGTGCTCATCTAGAGACCAACGTGTTCAGAATGGAGAGCAGGTTCCTGGTGGTGCTCCTCAAGCTGCAGGAGGGCCGAAGTCTGGAGAGACATCGCGAGGCTATCACTACCCTGGTCACTGATGCACTACGGGAAAACGGACGGGACGTTCTGGAACTAAGcccgtccag ggaGTATGATGAGTATGGTTTCAGAATCACCCCTGAAATCCAGGTGGAAGATCTAAAGCTGCTAGCCAGGCTGCAGGCCCTGGGCGTCCGCACCCACAACTCCCCGTCACCACCCCAgcaagcagaggaagaggaggggtgtgaaGAGCCTCTTATGGGGCGCTGGGCTCAGCACTTTGACGGGCGTCGTTCCGGAGGCCTGGTTGCCTCTCCTAAATTGAAGGGTTTGCTTCGGAAGGGCGTCCCTCGCGGATACCGGCGCCGGGTTTGGCGGTGGGTGGTTTGGACTCGTACACGGTCCCTGAGGGAACGCCACCCACAACGCTATCACCAGCTGTGTCTGAGGAGCCGGGCTGCCATGCACCCAGCATCACGTCAGATCCGACTGGACCTTGAGGTCACTCTGAGGGGGAACCGCCACTTCTCGTCCCCTGCCAAGCCTGCCctccagcagctccacaggatcCTGATGGCATTTTCCTGGCACAACCCCACAGTTGGCTACTGCCAAGGCCTCAACAG ACTGGCGGCAGTAGCCCTTCTAGTCCTGCAAAATGAGGAGGATGCTTTTTGGTGTCTGGTGGCCGTGGTCGAGACCATAATGCCTCAGGACTTCTACAGCAAGAACCAAACGGCATGCCAG GTGGATCTGCATGTTCTGAAGGATTTCTTAGCAGAGAAGATGCCAAAACTGATGGCCCATTTCCAGGGTCATGGAGTGGACATCTCCTTGGTCACCTCAGACTGGTTCCTTGCTGCATTTGTGGAAAGGCTAGCTGGGGACGTCCTGCTCAGAGTGTGGGACTCCTTCCTGTATGAAGGCACCAAG GTAATATTTCGCTATGCACTGGCTCTTTTCAAGTACAAAGAGGATGATATTCTGAAAATTTGTGACTGTGATGACATTTACCAGTACCTTCGCTTCTTCCCCAAGACCATCATAGATGGCAG GAAGTTGATGATGATTGCGTTCAGCGATATGAACCCATTCCCCATGAAAGTTCTGCGTCAGCGCCGGGCTCAACATCTCCAGCGGGTGCAGACTGAGCTGAGTGAGCAAGACCGGAGCCAGAAGGAGCTGCAGACTGAGCGAGTGCAGTACAAAGACAAGGAACTGGGCCTGGTGGTCAGCGAGGATGAGGGGGATGCTTAA
- the LOC136956512 gene encoding TBC1 domain family member 2A-like isoform X3 produces MALPKKDGDTSQMDPSKQSSEPPTATLCGYLHKLSGPLKVWRSLWFTYEEEQCILVYYRTAQDANPLGCIDLSNAILGDLPHAEDGTFFIQTPERTFTLKAVNSEAMIYWLKQLQLKRWHFGNTGSVKQGTGKTSGHHALRRYATLSDVPLRHPPIGSHQGNFRRSRSSQELSQVLNWEELCDPVLSLKDLQASPLHKSLPKMYGSPSEPLPIQAVHAVQGVEVPTTQSSSPINKGATQSAFEKTTIPQQEVAADTSRLQQEVLSLAGEVKAQKELVTLLQKALKVAKHEKQLGTTEAAGDAETTQQWAPGEYHAVHPYDRQGVPMPHYSAETQEHLRLLVERNRAERETVVRLSQEVAACLADPNGRGPLHGWSVTDTNEQLRQENRKLKDDIEAYKIQNTYLNSEVYQLTKVWRQSAEQEKSLTIKCAHLETNVFRMESRFLVVLLKLQEGRSLERHREAITTLVTDALRENGRDVLELSPSRITPEIQVEDLKLLARLQALGVRTHNSPSPPQQAEEEEGCEEPLMGRWAQHFDGRRSGGLVASPKLKGLLRKGVPRGYRRRVWRWVVWTRTRSLRERHPQRYHQLCLRSRAAMHPASRQIRLDLEVTLRGNRHFSSPAKPALQQLHRILMAFSWHNPTVGYCQGLNRLAAVALLVLQNEEDAFWCLVAVVETIMPQDFYSKNQTACQVDLHVLKDFLAEKMPKLMAHFQGHGVDISLVTSDWFLAAFVERLAGDVLLRVWDSFLYEGTKVIFRYALALFKYKEDDILKICDCDDIYQYLRFFPKTIIDGRKLMMIAFSDMNPFPMKVLRQRRAQHLQRVQTELSEQDRSQKELQTERVQYKDKELGLVVSEDEGDA; encoded by the exons ATGGCCTTACCCAAGAAAGACGGGGACACCTCGCAAATGGACCCCAGCAAGCAGAGCTCAGAGCCACCCACTGCCACTCTATGCGGCTACCTGCACAAACTAAGCGGCCCCCTCAAGGTGTGGCGATCTCTGTGGTTCACGTACGAGGAGGAGCAATGCATTCTGGTCTACTACAGGACTGCCCAGGATGCCAACCCTTTGGGCTGCATCGACCTCTCCAACGCCATCCTGGGCGACCTGCCACACGCTGAAGATGGGACCTTCTTCATCCAGACTCCTGAGCGTACCTTCACACTCAAG gcGGTGAATAGTGAAGCTATGATATACTGGCTGAAGCAGCTTCAGCTGAAGAGGTGGCACTTTGGGAATACTGGGTCTGTCAAGCAGGGGACAGGAAAGACTAGCGGTCACCATGCCTTGCGACGCTACGCCACTCTGAGTGACGTCCCTCTCAGACATCCTCCCATAGGGAGTca TCAAGGGAACTTCCGTCGAAGCAGATCCTCCCAGGAGCTCAGCCAGGTCCTCAACTGGGAAGAACTTTGTGACCCTGTTCTATCACTCAAAGACCTCCAAGCTTCTCCACTTCACAAATCCT TACCAAAAATGTATGGCAGCCCTTCTGAACCACTGCCTATCCAAGCAGTCCACGCTGTGCAAGGAGTGGAGGTACCAACAACACAGTCAAGTTCTCCAATCAACAAAGGCGCCACTCAGTCAGCTTTTGAAAAGACTACAATACCCCAACAAGAAGTTGCTGCAGATACTTCACGCCTCCAGCAGGAAGTGCTTAGTCTGGCAGGCGAGGTCAAAGCCCAGAAG GAACTAGTCACCCTTTTACAGAAGGCTTTAAAGGTGGCCAAACATGAGAAACAGCTTGGAACCACGGAGGCAGCAGGTGATGCAGAGACAACACAGCAATGGGCTCCAGGCGAGTATCACGCTGTTCATCCCTACGACCGACAGGGTGTGCCAATGCCTCACTACAGCGCAGAGACTCAGGAGCACCTGCGCTTGCTGGTGGAGAGGAAccgggctgagagagagacggttgtTCGTTTGTCCCAAGAGGTGGCGGCCTGTCTAGCTGACCCCAACGGAAGAGGCCCTCTCCACGGCTGGTCTGTCACTGACACCAACGAGCAACTGAGACAGGAGAATAGGAAACTGAAG GATGACATAGAGGCCTACAAGATACAGAACACTTATCTGAACTCAGAGGTCTACCAGCTTACCAAAGTATGGAGGCAGAGTGCAGAACAGGAGAAAAGCCTGACGATAAAG TGTGCTCATCTAGAGACCAACGTGTTCAGAATGGAGAGCAGGTTCCTGGTGGTGCTCCTCAAGCTGCAGGAGGGCCGAAGTCTGGAGAGACATCGCGAGGCTATCACTACCCTGGTCACTGATGCACTACGGGAAAACGGACGGGACGTTCTGGAACTAAGcccgtccag AATCACCCCTGAAATCCAGGTGGAAGATCTAAAGCTGCTAGCCAGGCTGCAGGCCCTGGGCGTCCGCACCCACAACTCCCCGTCACCACCCCAgcaagcagaggaagaggaggggtgtgaaGAGCCTCTTATGGGGCGCTGGGCTCAGCACTTTGACGGGCGTCGTTCCGGAGGCCTGGTTGCCTCTCCTAAATTGAAGGGTTTGCTTCGGAAGGGCGTCCCTCGCGGATACCGGCGCCGGGTTTGGCGGTGGGTGGTTTGGACTCGTACACGGTCCCTGAGGGAACGCCACCCACAACGCTATCACCAGCTGTGTCTGAGGAGCCGGGCTGCCATGCACCCAGCATCACGTCAGATCCGACTGGACCTTGAGGTCACTCTGAGGGGGAACCGCCACTTCTCGTCCCCTGCCAAGCCTGCCctccagcagctccacaggatcCTGATGGCATTTTCCTGGCACAACCCCACAGTTGGCTACTGCCAAGGCCTCAACAG ACTGGCGGCAGTAGCCCTTCTAGTCCTGCAAAATGAGGAGGATGCTTTTTGGTGTCTGGTGGCCGTGGTCGAGACCATAATGCCTCAGGACTTCTACAGCAAGAACCAAACGGCATGCCAG GTGGATCTGCATGTTCTGAAGGATTTCTTAGCAGAGAAGATGCCAAAACTGATGGCCCATTTCCAGGGTCATGGAGTGGACATCTCCTTGGTCACCTCAGACTGGTTCCTTGCTGCATTTGTGGAAAGGCTAGCTGGGGACGTCCTGCTCAGAGTGTGGGACTCCTTCCTGTATGAAGGCACCAAG GTAATATTTCGCTATGCACTGGCTCTTTTCAAGTACAAAGAGGATGATATTCTGAAAATTTGTGACTGTGATGACATTTACCAGTACCTTCGCTTCTTCCCCAAGACCATCATAGATGGCAG GAAGTTGATGATGATTGCGTTCAGCGATATGAACCCATTCCCCATGAAAGTTCTGCGTCAGCGCCGGGCTCAACATCTCCAGCGGGTGCAGACTGAGCTGAGTGAGCAAGACCGGAGCCAGAAGGAGCTGCAGACTGAGCGAGTGCAGTACAAAGACAAGGAACTGGGCCTGGTGGTCAGCGAGGATGAGGGGGATGCTTAA
- the LOC136956512 gene encoding TBC1 domain family member 2A-like isoform X5 — protein MALPKKDGDTSQMDPSKQSSEPPTATLCGYLHKLSGPLKVWRSLWFTYEEEQCILVYYRTAQDANPLGCIDLSNAILGDLPHAEDGTFFIQTPERTFTLKAVNSEAMIYWLKQLQLKRWHFGNTGSVKQGTGKTSGHHALRRYATLSDVPLRHPPIGSHQGNFRRSRSSQELSQVLNWEELCDPVLSLKDLQASPLHKSLPKMYGSPSEPLPIQAVHAVQGVEVPTTQSSSPINKGATQSAFEKTTIPQQEVAADTSRLQQEVLSLAGEVKAQKELVTLLQKALKVAKHEKQLGTTEAAGDAETTQQWAPGEYHAVHPYDRQGVPMPHYSAETQEHLRLLVERNRAERETVVRLSQEVAACLADPNGRGPLHGWSVTDTNEQLRQENRKLKDDIEAYKIQNTYLNSEVYQLTKVWRQSAEQEKSLTIKCAHLETNVFRMESRFLVVLLKLQEGRSLERHREAITTLVTDALRENGRDVLELSPSREYDEYGFRITPEIQVEDLKLLARLQALGVRTHNSPSPPQQAEEEEGCEEPLMGRWAQHFDGRRSGGLVASPKLKGLLRKGVPRGYRRRVWRWVVWTRTRSLRERHPQRYHQLCLRSRAAMHPASRQIRLDLEVTLRGNRHFSSPAKPALQQLHRILMAFSWHNPTVGYCQGLNRLAAVALLVLQNEEDAFWCLVAVVETIMPQDFYSKNQTACQVDLHVLKDFLAEKMPKLMAHFQGHGVDISLVTSDWFLAAFVERLAGDVLLRVWDSFLYEGTKTIIDGRKLMMIAFSDMNPFPMKVLRQRRAQHLQRVQTELSEQDRSQKELQTERVQYKDKELGLVVSEDEGDA, from the exons ATGGCCTTACCCAAGAAAGACGGGGACACCTCGCAAATGGACCCCAGCAAGCAGAGCTCAGAGCCACCCACTGCCACTCTATGCGGCTACCTGCACAAACTAAGCGGCCCCCTCAAGGTGTGGCGATCTCTGTGGTTCACGTACGAGGAGGAGCAATGCATTCTGGTCTACTACAGGACTGCCCAGGATGCCAACCCTTTGGGCTGCATCGACCTCTCCAACGCCATCCTGGGCGACCTGCCACACGCTGAAGATGGGACCTTCTTCATCCAGACTCCTGAGCGTACCTTCACACTCAAG gcGGTGAATAGTGAAGCTATGATATACTGGCTGAAGCAGCTTCAGCTGAAGAGGTGGCACTTTGGGAATACTGGGTCTGTCAAGCAGGGGACAGGAAAGACTAGCGGTCACCATGCCTTGCGACGCTACGCCACTCTGAGTGACGTCCCTCTCAGACATCCTCCCATAGGGAGTca TCAAGGGAACTTCCGTCGAAGCAGATCCTCCCAGGAGCTCAGCCAGGTCCTCAACTGGGAAGAACTTTGTGACCCTGTTCTATCACTCAAAGACCTCCAAGCTTCTCCACTTCACAAATCCT TACCAAAAATGTATGGCAGCCCTTCTGAACCACTGCCTATCCAAGCAGTCCACGCTGTGCAAGGAGTGGAGGTACCAACAACACAGTCAAGTTCTCCAATCAACAAAGGCGCCACTCAGTCAGCTTTTGAAAAGACTACAATACCCCAACAAGAAGTTGCTGCAGATACTTCACGCCTCCAGCAGGAAGTGCTTAGTCTGGCAGGCGAGGTCAAAGCCCAGAAG GAACTAGTCACCCTTTTACAGAAGGCTTTAAAGGTGGCCAAACATGAGAAACAGCTTGGAACCACGGAGGCAGCAGGTGATGCAGAGACAACACAGCAATGGGCTCCAGGCGAGTATCACGCTGTTCATCCCTACGACCGACAGGGTGTGCCAATGCCTCACTACAGCGCAGAGACTCAGGAGCACCTGCGCTTGCTGGTGGAGAGGAAccgggctgagagagagacggttgtTCGTTTGTCCCAAGAGGTGGCGGCCTGTCTAGCTGACCCCAACGGAAGAGGCCCTCTCCACGGCTGGTCTGTCACTGACACCAACGAGCAACTGAGACAGGAGAATAGGAAACTGAAG GATGACATAGAGGCCTACAAGATACAGAACACTTATCTGAACTCAGAGGTCTACCAGCTTACCAAAGTATGGAGGCAGAGTGCAGAACAGGAGAAAAGCCTGACGATAAAG TGTGCTCATCTAGAGACCAACGTGTTCAGAATGGAGAGCAGGTTCCTGGTGGTGCTCCTCAAGCTGCAGGAGGGCCGAAGTCTGGAGAGACATCGCGAGGCTATCACTACCCTGGTCACTGATGCACTACGGGAAAACGGACGGGACGTTCTGGAACTAAGcccgtccag ggaGTATGATGAGTATGGTTTCAGAATCACCCCTGAAATCCAGGTGGAAGATCTAAAGCTGCTAGCCAGGCTGCAGGCCCTGGGCGTCCGCACCCACAACTCCCCGTCACCACCCCAgcaagcagaggaagaggaggggtgtgaaGAGCCTCTTATGGGGCGCTGGGCTCAGCACTTTGACGGGCGTCGTTCCGGAGGCCTGGTTGCCTCTCCTAAATTGAAGGGTTTGCTTCGGAAGGGCGTCCCTCGCGGATACCGGCGCCGGGTTTGGCGGTGGGTGGTTTGGACTCGTACACGGTCCCTGAGGGAACGCCACCCACAACGCTATCACCAGCTGTGTCTGAGGAGCCGGGCTGCCATGCACCCAGCATCACGTCAGATCCGACTGGACCTTGAGGTCACTCTGAGGGGGAACCGCCACTTCTCGTCCCCTGCCAAGCCTGCCctccagcagctccacaggatcCTGATGGCATTTTCCTGGCACAACCCCACAGTTGGCTACTGCCAAGGCCTCAACAG ACTGGCGGCAGTAGCCCTTCTAGTCCTGCAAAATGAGGAGGATGCTTTTTGGTGTCTGGTGGCCGTGGTCGAGACCATAATGCCTCAGGACTTCTACAGCAAGAACCAAACGGCATGCCAG GTGGATCTGCATGTTCTGAAGGATTTCTTAGCAGAGAAGATGCCAAAACTGATGGCCCATTTCCAGGGTCATGGAGTGGACATCTCCTTGGTCACCTCAGACTGGTTCCTTGCTGCATTTGTGGAAAGGCTAGCTGGGGACGTCCTGCTCAGAGTGTGGGACTCCTTCCTGTATGAAGGCACCAAG ACCATCATAGATGGCAG GAAGTTGATGATGATTGCGTTCAGCGATATGAACCCATTCCCCATGAAAGTTCTGCGTCAGCGCCGGGCTCAACATCTCCAGCGGGTGCAGACTGAGCTGAGTGAGCAAGACCGGAGCCAGAAGGAGCTGCAGACTGAGCGAGTGCAGTACAAAGACAAGGAACTGGGCCTGGTGGTCAGCGAGGATGAGGGGGATGCTTAA